The Methanobacterium sp. BAmetb5 genome includes a region encoding these proteins:
- a CDS encoding glycosyltransferase family 4 protein, with protein sequence MEPRLKIAVFHNLPSGGAKRALYDHVKHLIDSGNIVDVFIPSTANEEYLPLKEIAANVKVYPVHKNISSYLLSLIRYRLPVGELSNLENAQKLIANEINGRDYDVVFCEQDQYSMTPFIIQYIEKPVVYYCQQPLRHEEAILKKIAKNKSGIKDSLKGWVYRYIDNRFVAIDKRLAESAKYTLANSYFSHESILKTYGINSYVCYLGINTELFKPVEDVLEKNMVLSVGSYISMKGHDFIIRSLAFLDPEIRPKFVLVANNGDNEWKQHLEELAESLDVDMEILTLINDDRLVELYNQARLVLYSSYLEPFGLVPLESMACGTPVVAVKEGGVRETVIHNKTGLLTERDEELFSSAVEELLQDESKRSRFSKNSVELVRNHWTLAEAGKRLDWHLNRAKNSK encoded by the coding sequence ATGGAACCAAGACTAAAAATTGCAGTTTTTCACAATTTGCCCTCAGGAGGGGCTAAAAGAGCATTATATGATCATGTTAAACATTTAATCGATTCCGGCAACATTGTAGATGTTTTTATTCCTTCCACTGCTAACGAGGAGTATCTACCACTTAAAGAAATTGCCGCCAATGTTAAAGTTTATCCTGTACACAAGAATATTTCCAGTTACCTGTTATCTCTTATACGGTATCGTCTACCTGTTGGTGAGTTGAGTAATCTGGAGAATGCTCAGAAATTAATAGCCAATGAAATAAATGGAAGAGATTACGATGTTGTATTCTGTGAACAGGACCAATATTCCATGACTCCATTTATAATCCAATACATTGAAAAACCGGTTGTGTATTATTGTCAGCAGCCTTTAAGGCATGAAGAAGCCATCCTTAAAAAAATTGCTAAAAATAAGTCGGGTATTAAGGACTCCCTTAAAGGATGGGTTTACCGTTACATTGATAATCGTTTTGTGGCTATTGATAAAAGATTAGCAGAATCTGCAAAGTACACTCTGGCCAATTCCTACTTTTCTCACGAGTCCATTTTAAAAACATATGGAATTAATTCTTATGTTTGTTATCTGGGGATAAATACCGAACTTTTCAAGCCAGTGGAAGATGTTCTGGAAAAAAATATGGTATTATCCGTGGGAAGTTACATCTCCATGAAGGGTCATGATTTTATAATCAGGTCTTTGGCATTCCTAGATCCTGAAATTCGCCCTAAATTTGTTTTAGTAGCGAATAATGGTGATAATGAATGGAAACAACATTTGGAAGAACTGGCAGAAAGTTTAGATGTTGATATGGAAATTTTGACTTTAATTAACGATGATAGATTGGTTGAACTTTATAACCAGGCCCGGTTGGTTCTGTATTCATCCTACCTGGAACCATTTGGACTGGTACCACTGGAATCTATGGCCTGTGGAACACCAGTAGTTGCAGTTAAAGAGGGAGGGGTTAGAGAAACAGTGATCCATAATAAAACTGGACTCCTCACCGAAAGAGATGAAGAACTTTTTTCCAGTGCGGTAGAGGAGTTACTGCAGGATGAAAGTAAGAGATCCAGGTTTTCCAAAAATTCAGTGGAATTAGTTCGAAACCACTGGACACTTGCTGAAGCGGGAAAAAGATTGGATTGGCATTTGAACCGGGCTAAAAATAGTAAATAG
- a CDS encoding glycosyltransferase family 2 protein, whose protein sequence is MSFPRVAILILNWNGWEDTLECLESVYQINYPEYNVVIVDNNSEDVSIKKIEDYCAGYIKVNSGFFKYQNKNPIKIFEYSSTELQSSKLPEKDAINSVKPNEKLILIKNHKNYGFARGNNIGISCALKNLDADYVLLLNNDTVVDKDFLTELVDAAKNNDNVGFVGPKVYIYSDKNTLQVAGGAQVDLKHGEVDEIAYHQRDEGQFDHYLEPDYIGGTCMLCSREVIEEVGMLDPGYFMYWEDADWCFRGRKQGYKSIYAFKSKIWHKYGASSDTPFKMYYFTRNRIYFVKKNSTRGEFFLFSMFILAVTLSKSLRQLIRQRDSKMSYAYLKGFFDGITLSVNSKVKV, encoded by the coding sequence ATGAGTTTTCCACGAGTGGCCATCCTAATCCTAAACTGGAATGGATGGGAAGATACATTAGAGTGCCTTGAATCAGTATATCAAATTAACTATCCCGAATACAATGTAGTAATAGTTGATAATAATTCTGAGGACGTTTCAATAAAGAAGATAGAAGATTACTGTGCAGGTTATATAAAAGTCAACTCTGGCTTTTTCAAGTATCAAAATAAAAACCCCATTAAGATTTTTGAATATTCCAGCACCGAACTTCAAAGTTCGAAACTCCCTGAAAAGGATGCTATCAATTCAGTTAAGCCTAACGAGAAATTAATCCTTATAAAAAACCATAAAAATTATGGTTTTGCCAGGGGAAATAACATAGGGATAAGTTGTGCGCTTAAGAACTTGGATGCAGATTATGTGTTACTATTAAACAATGATACAGTGGTGGATAAAGATTTTTTAACGGAACTAGTGGATGCGGCAAAAAATAACGATAATGTTGGTTTTGTTGGGCCCAAAGTTTACATCTACAGTGATAAAAATACTTTACAGGTGGCTGGTGGGGCTCAAGTGGACCTAAAACATGGTGAAGTGGATGAAATTGCCTACCACCAGCGGGATGAAGGTCAATTTGATCACTATCTGGAACCAGATTATATTGGTGGAACCTGTATGCTATGTTCCCGGGAAGTAATAGAAGAGGTTGGAATGCTGGATCCCGGCTACTTCATGTACTGGGAAGACGCTGATTGGTGTTTCAGGGGCCGTAAACAGGGTTATAAATCAATTTATGCCTTCAAATCCAAAATATGGCATAAATACGGGGCTTCCAGTGATACTCCATTTAAAATGTATTACTTTACCCGGAACCGAATTTACTTTGTGAAAAAAAATAGTACCCGTGGGGAATTTTTCCTCTTTTCAATGTTTATCCTGGCCGTAACCCTATCTAAATCACTCCGCCAGTTGATACGTCAACGTGATTCTAAAATGAGTTATGCTTATCTTAAGGGTTTTTTTGATGGCATAACCCTTTCGGTTAATTCAAAGGTTAAAGTGTAA
- a CDS encoding transglutaminase-like domain-containing protein, whose product MLLTLFFAITLFSVNCVHAASEEHNLSYSNNSTYVSNAILNNTTQLNAVPDTGNYAAGEPTLPTTYFSIDQIKVTASNVRTYVESQQSLPDRVRIGAATITMPQFLELLTTATIQINNGNNKPIPLRTYCAPSTPSESIIGGLIYKTEYLKIANDIKNYMDTSGKTPDFAYGTSLGTKIRFENLVYMYSMILDYYNTSGNKAAFAAMKPWVAVIYIGPTGLESYLGATANCQSNNPTIIAYANGIVGNTTDPYEKAVKIFNWVRDCVEYSFYYNTTKGALGVLNDGNGNCCDIAHLIVALSRATGLAARYEHGTCNFASGTYGHVWAQIYVGAWFNADGSNNYNEFGVINNWDTSNYIHRGYYASLPF is encoded by the coding sequence TTGTTATTAACACTATTTTTTGCGATAACATTGTTTAGTGTGAATTGTGTACATGCTGCAAGTGAAGAACACAATTTATCTTATTCTAATAACAGCACTTATGTTAGTAACGCTATTTTAAACAACACAACACAACTAAATGCAGTTCCCGACACTGGCAACTACGCAGCAGGAGAACCAACATTACCAACCACTTATTTTTCCATAGATCAAATTAAAGTTACAGCATCCAATGTACGAACTTATGTTGAAAGTCAACAAAGCTTACCAGACAGAGTAAGAATTGGCGCTGCCACCATCACCATGCCACAATTCCTAGAACTACTAACCACCGCCACCATACAAATCAACAACGGAAACAACAAACCCATACCACTAAGAACATACTGTGCACCATCAACACCTTCTGAATCCATTATAGGTGGATTAATTTATAAAACAGAATACCTTAAAATAGCCAACGACATCAAAAACTACATGGACACCAGCGGAAAAACACCAGACTTCGCATATGGAACTAGTCTAGGAACTAAAATTAGATTCGAAAACCTAGTATACATGTACAGCATGATCCTCGACTACTACAACACCAGCGGAAACAAAGCAGCCTTCGCCGCAATGAAACCATGGGTAGCAGTAATATATATTGGACCAACTGGTTTAGAATCGTATTTAGGAGCTACAGCTAATTGTCAATCAAATAATCCAACTATTATAGCTTATGCTAATGGTATTGTTGGAAATACTACTGATCCTTATGAAAAAGCGGTTAAAATCTTTAACTGGGTCAGAGATTGTGTGGAATATTCCTTTTATTACAATACTACCAAAGGAGCACTTGGGGTTTTAAATGATGGAAATGGGAATTGCTGCGATATTGCACATTTAATTGTCGCTTTAAGCCGAGCCACAGGCCTAGCTGCACGCTATGAACATGGAACCTGTAATTTTGCAAGTGGAACATATGGTCATGTTTGGGCCCAAATCTACGTTGGTGCATGGTTTAATGCCGATGGAAGTAATAACTACAATGAATTTGGAGTTATTAACAATTGGGATACTTCAAACTATATCCATAGGGGATACTACGCTAGTTTACCATTTTAA